In Achromobacter xylosoxidans A8, a single window of DNA contains:
- a CDS encoding EAL domain-containing protein: MATSGVTGDTPSWRYLPVALALILPILACIGWTWLLAHSAQRLEGETAARIVRAQAESILAQSQDMLGRVTELAGKPCAEVLPVLQRWGTLNPYFRSLVLVRDKRVYCSSAVGAVDASLDDFGKWKVDVSSPQWQTSVAGTPLAPDRPAILLGKSSADGASSGIVVVDGRYAQDLVNAVATMDDLQLELVVGKHGAPIRSDSWGGAAARAVPLREEDAREDSAAGLRVSVLAPPETLVRAWSRSMATYLPVALLLGLGLAVGTHRLQASRRSFKEQLRRAMRANEFQVHYQPVYSQATGRCEGVEALMRWERPGIGPVRPDVFIAEAEAGGMIIPLTQHLLKLIERDMGSWPTPPDFHIGVNIAAEHLSSAELLPDVQAFVDQVAARQPLVVLEITERSLIADNGQARRNIDALRAQGVRVAIDDFGTGHCSLSYLQKFPVDYLKVDQGFVQAIGPAGEEAPVLDAIITLAHRLGLSVVAEGVETPYQFDYLKARGVAFIQGYLFARPMPSAELVRWYAGHEQPGAV, encoded by the coding sequence ATGGCGACATCGGGAGTGACAGGCGACACCCCATCCTGGCGTTATCTGCCGGTGGCCCTGGCATTGATTCTGCCCATCCTGGCCTGCATCGGCTGGACCTGGCTGCTGGCCCACAGCGCGCAGCGGCTCGAAGGCGAGACCGCGGCGCGCATCGTGCGCGCCCAGGCCGAGAGCATCCTCGCGCAGTCCCAGGACATGTTGGGGCGGGTGACGGAGCTTGCGGGCAAGCCCTGCGCCGAGGTGTTGCCTGTGCTGCAGCGCTGGGGCACCTTGAACCCGTACTTCCGTTCCCTGGTCCTGGTCCGCGACAAGCGCGTGTATTGCTCATCGGCCGTGGGAGCGGTGGACGCATCGCTCGACGATTTCGGCAAATGGAAGGTCGACGTGTCGTCGCCGCAATGGCAGACGTCCGTGGCCGGCACGCCGCTGGCGCCCGACCGTCCGGCCATTCTGTTGGGCAAGTCCAGCGCGGACGGCGCCAGCAGCGGCATCGTGGTGGTGGACGGCCGCTACGCGCAGGACCTGGTGAACGCGGTCGCCACCATGGACGACCTGCAATTGGAACTGGTCGTCGGCAAACATGGCGCGCCGATCCGCAGCGACTCCTGGGGCGGCGCGGCGGCGCGCGCGGTGCCGTTGCGCGAGGAGGACGCGCGCGAGGACAGCGCGGCCGGCCTGAGGGTCAGCGTGCTGGCTCCGCCCGAAACCCTGGTGCGCGCATGGTCGCGCTCGATGGCGACGTACCTGCCGGTGGCGCTGCTGCTCGGGCTGGGACTGGCGGTGGGCACGCACCGCCTGCAAGCCAGCAGGCGGTCGTTCAAGGAGCAGTTGCGCCGCGCCATGCGGGCCAACGAGTTCCAGGTGCATTACCAGCCGGTCTATAGCCAGGCCACGGGCCGCTGCGAGGGCGTGGAGGCGCTGATGCGCTGGGAACGGCCGGGCATCGGGCCGGTGCGTCCGGACGTCTTCATCGCCGAGGCCGAGGCCGGGGGCATGATCATCCCCCTGACCCAGCACCTGCTCAAGTTGATCGAACGCGACATGGGCTCGTGGCCCACGCCGCCGGACTTCCACATCGGCGTGAACATCGCGGCCGAGCACCTGTCGAGCGCGGAACTGTTGCCTGACGTCCAGGCTTTCGTGGATCAGGTCGCGGCGCGGCAGCCGCTGGTGGTGCTGGAGATCACCGAACGCAGCCTGATCGCGGACAACGGCCAGGCCCGGCGCAATATCGACGCCCTGCGCGCGCAGGGCGTGCGTGTGGCGATCGACGACTTCGGCACCGGCCACTGTTCGCTGTCTTATCTGCAGAAGTTTCCGGTCGATTACCTGAAAGTCGACCAGGGCTTCGTGCAGGCCATCGGACCCGCGGGCGAAGAGGCGCCGGTGCTGGACGCCATCATCACGCTGGCGCATCGCCTGGGGCTGTCGGTGGTGGCGGAGGGCGTGGAAACGCCGTATCAGTTCGACTACCTGAAGGCGCGCGGCGTGGCGTTCATCCAGGGCTATCTGTTTGCGCGGCCCATGCCGTCGGCCGAGTTGGTGCGCTGGTACGCCGGGCATGAACAGCCCGGCGCGGTTTAG
- the kch gene encoding voltage-gated potassium channel protein, with the protein MPTLPVPLKHRLRKLLALFPPNWCLAILVALDGYAFMHPVLREVRAREYGFWLAIDNWHEVMRVVGLLEIPRLVLGVGLQIIALGLILKARIAWAFSLVLLIGVGTFAIMGDGGRAGLGIYTLVLVIALVAYWRRFDRASVTAGSLFALVSMLSLLIYAVFGTLYLGNEFNPPITDATTALYFSIVSMSTVGYGDITPHSGTARLFTASIIILGITIFATSISAIAGPVIGGNLKRLVKGRFSTAMRKNHIIIAGATPIAMSVYDGLRRRGDEVTVIVPPGVPQEYPAATDLIEGDPSSVDVLHNAGVTRARYVLALRDDDAENAFIVLAAKEACGESGAKTVALVNTSKHLEKIRRVNPDLVFSVQLLGAELLTRAINGEPMDSQSITDLFFAKAAPNGKTA; encoded by the coding sequence ATGCCCACACTGCCCGTTCCCCTGAAGCACCGCCTGCGCAAACTGTTGGCGCTGTTTCCGCCCAATTGGTGCCTGGCCATCCTGGTGGCGCTGGACGGCTATGCCTTCATGCATCCCGTGCTGCGCGAGGTGCGTGCACGCGAATACGGTTTCTGGCTCGCCATCGACAACTGGCATGAGGTCATGCGCGTGGTCGGCCTGCTGGAGATACCGCGTTTGGTGCTGGGGGTGGGGCTGCAGATCATTGCGTTGGGGCTGATCCTCAAGGCCCGCATCGCCTGGGCGTTTTCGCTGGTACTGCTGATTGGCGTCGGCACCTTCGCCATCATGGGCGACGGCGGCCGCGCCGGCCTGGGGATCTATACGCTGGTGCTCGTCATCGCACTGGTCGCCTACTGGCGCCGCTTCGACCGGGCCAGCGTCACGGCGGGTTCGCTGTTCGCCCTGGTCAGCATGCTGTCGCTGCTGATCTACGCGGTCTTCGGCACGCTCTACCTGGGCAACGAATTCAACCCGCCCATCACGGACGCCACCACCGCGCTCTATTTTTCCATCGTGTCCATGTCCACCGTGGGCTACGGCGACATCACCCCGCACAGCGGCACCGCGCGGCTGTTCACCGCGTCGATTATCATCCTGGGCATCACCATCTTCGCCACCTCCATCAGCGCTATCGCCGGGCCGGTGATCGGCGGCAATCTGAAACGGCTGGTCAAAGGCAGGTTCTCCACCGCCATGCGCAAAAATCACATCATCATCGCCGGCGCGACGCCCATCGCCATGAGCGTCTACGACGGCCTGCGGCGCCGCGGCGACGAAGTCACCGTCATCGTGCCTCCCGGCGTGCCGCAGGAATACCCGGCGGCCACGGACCTGATCGAAGGCGATCCTTCCAGCGTGGACGTGCTGCACAATGCGGGCGTGACGCGCGCGCGCTACGTGCTGGCGCTGCGCGACGACGATGCCGAGAACGCGTTCATCGTGCTGGCCGCGAAGGAAGCATGCGGCGAGAGCGGCGCCAAGACGGTGGCGCTCGTCAACACCAGCAAGCACCTGGAGAAGATCCGGCGGGTCAATCCCGACTTGGTGTTCTCCGTGCAACTGCTGGGCGCCGAGCTGCTGACCCGCGCCATCAACGGCGAGCCCATGGACAGCCAGAGCATCACCGACCTGTTCTTCGCCAAGGCCGCCCCGAACGGCAAGACCGCCTGA
- a CDS encoding TetR/AcrR family transcriptional regulator, whose protein sequence is MVMQRRRLPPAVRVGQILDAALQEFSQAGYAGARMDDIALRAGLSKGGLYAHFDSKEAVFEALLARHLSPSRLDVAAVVDGAESPRHLAERIVNHLYVSLGNPAMISTMRLLLAESGRVPHLAARWRQETAEAHQTDIARLLERARARGLCADCVALEHPWLLLSPIVHTLVMSVLMGPGERIDLPERRQAHVALICELLRQGSA, encoded by the coding sequence ATGGTCATGCAGCGCCGTCGTCTTCCTCCAGCGGTGCGGGTCGGGCAGATCCTCGACGCCGCGCTCCAGGAGTTTTCGCAGGCGGGCTATGCCGGCGCCAGGATGGATGACATCGCGCTGCGGGCGGGCCTGTCCAAGGGCGGGCTTTATGCGCATTTCGACAGCAAGGAAGCTGTCTTCGAGGCCTTGCTGGCGCGTCACCTCAGCCCCTCGCGCCTCGACGTGGCCGCGGTGGTGGACGGCGCCGAGTCGCCGCGCCATCTGGCCGAACGCATCGTCAATCATCTCTATGTCAGCCTGGGCAATCCGGCCATGATCAGCACCATGCGGCTGCTGCTGGCCGAAAGCGGCCGCGTGCCGCACCTGGCCGCGCGCTGGCGGCAGGAGACCGCGGAGGCTCACCAGACCGACATCGCGCGGCTGCTGGAGCGCGCGCGGGCCCGCGGCCTGTGCGCGGATTGCGTGGCGCTCGAGCATCCCTGGCTGCTGTTGTCGCCCATCGTGCACACCCTGGTCATGTCCGTGCTGATGGGGCCAGGCGAGCGCATCGACCTGCCCGAGCGGCGCCAGGCGCATGTGGCGCTGATCTGCGAACTTCTGCGGCAGGGATCGGCATGA
- a CDS encoding winged helix-turn-helix domain-containing protein gives MNNTLDVIFLGHDDARHAGLIEALAHLGFNVRRCHDLADVYDRYSRRPCPLVVLKAPLPDIHNAAVRLRAIDRGLGIVAIATFADAESRIRTLLCGADACLPPDVSGLELAAALQALVRRAVGLDGADTASDGHGPDEPMHETWRLANKGWTLISPTGRTLGLTTGERDFLSRLVNAPDRKVSRDAFYADGVDEADNGITRRRFVDVMISRLRRKATANQMTLPIRAVHGWGYMFAADITLDLDFRVMGEESRLEAQDGWRRETADANAST, from the coding sequence ATGAACAACACGCTGGATGTCATCTTTCTGGGCCACGACGATGCCAGGCATGCCGGACTCATCGAAGCCCTTGCCCACCTGGGTTTCAACGTCCGTCGCTGCCACGACCTGGCCGACGTCTACGACAGATACTCCCGCCGCCCCTGCCCGCTGGTGGTGCTGAAAGCGCCGCTGCCCGACATCCACAATGCCGCGGTTCGGCTGCGCGCGATCGACCGCGGCCTGGGCATCGTCGCCATCGCCACTTTCGCCGACGCCGAAAGCCGCATCCGCACGCTGCTCTGCGGCGCGGACGCCTGCCTGCCGCCGGACGTGTCGGGCCTGGAACTGGCGGCGGCGCTGCAGGCGCTGGTGCGCCGCGCGGTCGGCCTGGACGGCGCGGATACGGCGTCCGATGGACACGGGCCGGACGAGCCCATGCACGAGACCTGGCGCCTGGCGAACAAGGGCTGGACCCTGATCAGCCCCACGGGCCGGACCCTGGGGCTGACCACCGGCGAGCGCGACTTCCTGTCACGGCTGGTGAACGCCCCTGACCGCAAGGTCAGCCGCGACGCTTTCTACGCGGACGGCGTGGACGAGGCGGACAACGGCATCACGCGGCGCCGCTTCGTCGACGTCATGATCAGCCGCTTGCGGCGCAAGGCGACGGCCAACCAGATGACGCTGCCGATCCGCGCCGTGCATGGCTGGGGCTACATGTTCGCAGCGGATATCACGCTGGACCTGGATTTTCGGGTTATGGGGGAAGAGAGCCGGCTGGAGGCCCAGGATGGCTGGCGCCGCGAAACGGCTGACGCGAACGCGTCGACTTGA
- a CDS encoding HlyD family secretion protein, translating to MRLPTKKLVPVLIALAVAAGGYYGWRLLSDSGPGEGFISGNGRIEATEIDVAAKLAGRVQEVLAVEGDFVTAGQPLARMQIDTLQAQREEARAQHQQAVNGAASASAQVAQRESDKLAAEAVVVQRESELDAARRRLARSETLSKEGASSIQELDDDRARVRSAQASVHAARAQVKAAQAAIDAARAAEIGAQSAVTAALATIARIEADIADSELRAPRDGRVQYRVAQPGEVLGAGGKVLNMVDLSDVYMTFFLPEQAAGRVALGQDVRIVLDAAPQYVIPAQVSFVASTAQFTPKTVETASERQKLMFRVKAQISPELLQRHLKQVKTGLPGVAWLKLDADAQWPANLEVKVP from the coding sequence ATGCGTCTGCCTACAAAAAAACTGGTCCCTGTCCTGATCGCGCTGGCGGTCGCCGCTGGCGGCTACTACGGCTGGCGGCTGTTGTCCGACAGCGGTCCGGGCGAAGGCTTCATCAGCGGCAATGGCCGCATCGAAGCCACCGAAATCGACGTGGCCGCCAAGCTGGCCGGCCGCGTGCAGGAGGTGCTGGCGGTCGAGGGCGACTTCGTCACCGCTGGACAGCCGCTGGCGCGCATGCAGATCGACACCTTGCAGGCGCAGCGCGAGGAAGCCCGCGCCCAACACCAGCAGGCCGTCAACGGCGCGGCCAGCGCCAGCGCGCAAGTGGCGCAGCGCGAAAGCGACAAGCTGGCCGCCGAGGCCGTGGTGGTGCAGCGCGAAAGCGAGCTGGACGCCGCGCGCCGCCGCCTGGCGCGCTCCGAGACGCTGTCCAAGGAAGGCGCCTCGTCCATCCAGGAGCTGGACGACGACCGCGCCCGCGTGCGCAGCGCGCAAGCCTCGGTGCATGCCGCCCGCGCGCAGGTCAAGGCCGCGCAAGCCGCCATCGACGCCGCGCGCGCCGCCGAGATCGGCGCGCAATCGGCCGTCACCGCCGCGCTGGCCACCATCGCCCGCATCGAAGCCGACATCGCCGACAGCGAGCTGCGCGCGCCGCGCGACGGCCGCGTGCAATACCGCGTGGCACAGCCCGGCGAAGTGCTGGGCGCAGGGGGCAAGGTGCTGAACATGGTGGACCTGTCCGACGTCTACATGACGTTCTTCCTGCCCGAGCAGGCGGCTGGCCGCGTGGCGTTGGGCCAGGACGTGCGCATCGTCCTCGACGCCGCGCCGCAATACGTCATTCCCGCCCAGGTGTCCTTCGTGGCCAGCACCGCGCAGTTCACGCCCAAGACGGTGGAGACCGCCAGCGAACGGCAAAAGCTGATGTTCCGCGTCAAGGCCCAGATCAGCCCCGAGCTGCTGCAGCGCCACCTGAAGCAGGTCAAGACCGGCCTGCCGGGCGTGGCCTGGCTGAAGCTCGACGCCGATGCGCAATGGCCCGCCAACCTTGAAGTCAAGGTGCCCTGA
- a CDS encoding helix-turn-helix domain-containing protein, whose protein sequence is MLQGWTQKDLAAASNLSQSAIGNYESGQRRRPSSDALIKLTRALCVHPMWLSTGEGPMSNPDAGASQADAERVALPAAWPFETISYATYARLSSQEKRQIEQVLAAYIKARGE, encoded by the coding sequence ATGCTTCAGGGATGGACTCAAAAGGACTTGGCGGCCGCGAGCAACCTGTCGCAAAGCGCTATCGGCAACTACGAAAGCGGGCAGCGCCGGCGGCCGTCGAGCGATGCCCTGATCAAGCTGACCCGCGCGCTGTGCGTCCATCCCATGTGGCTCAGCACCGGCGAAGGGCCGATGTCGAATCCCGATGCCGGCGCCAGCCAGGCAGACGCGGAGCGCGTGGCGCTGCCCGCCGCCTGGCCGTTCGAAACCATCTCCTATGCCACCTATGCGCGCCTGAGTTCGCAGGAAAAGCGGCAGATCGAACAGGTGCTGGCCGCCTACATCAAGGCACGCGGCGAATAG
- a CDS encoding efflux transporter outer membrane subunit, giving the protein MTRRPFPATIAARFVPAALLTLLASGCVSMAPDYNRPALPVPAAYMAPGSEATAASAAAAAEIGWRTYFPDPALQTLISSALANNRDLRRALLRVEEARALYGIQRADQFPTIGVQADGSRARVPGDLNLTGQPLVSSQYQVGLGMASWELDFWGRVRSLKDAALQNYLASDAAARAATLSLIAEVADSYLSLRELDERLALTRETIASREESLRIFRRRFEEGAISKLDLTQVETLWQQAKALGADLEQTRAAQANALELLVGAPLNLPRLPTHLDDDSVMRELPAGLPSDLLVNRPDIVAAEHQLKAANANIGAARAAFLPTITLTGAFGTASSELDGLFSGGSRAWNFAPSISLPIFDAGRRSSNLDLTEARRDQAVAAYEQTIQTAFKDVSDALSARYWLAEQVDVLRATVAAQSERARLAQLRYDHGASPYLEVLDAQRDLLAAQQKLAQTRRALLSSRVRLYAALGGGTQAPAGPQTAAAAAQDASPR; this is encoded by the coding sequence ATGACACGCCGCCCGTTTCCGGCCACGATCGCCGCGCGCTTCGTTCCCGCAGCCTTGCTGACGCTGCTGGCCAGCGGCTGCGTTTCCATGGCGCCCGATTACAACCGCCCCGCCCTGCCCGTGCCCGCCGCCTATATGGCCCCGGGTTCCGAAGCGACCGCAGCCAGCGCCGCCGCGGCGGCCGAGATCGGCTGGCGCACTTACTTCCCGGACCCGGCGCTGCAAACGCTGATATCCAGCGCCCTGGCCAACAACCGCGATCTGCGCCGCGCCCTGCTGCGCGTGGAAGAAGCGCGCGCGCTGTATGGCATACAGCGCGCCGACCAGTTCCCCACCATAGGCGTGCAGGCGGACGGGTCCCGCGCCCGCGTGCCGGGCGACCTGAACCTGACGGGGCAGCCGCTGGTTTCCAGCCAATATCAGGTGGGCCTGGGCATGGCCAGCTGGGAACTGGACTTCTGGGGCCGCGTGCGCAGCCTGAAGGACGCCGCATTACAGAACTACCTGGCCTCCGACGCCGCCGCGCGGGCCGCCACGCTGAGCCTGATCGCGGAAGTGGCGGACAGCTACCTGTCCCTGCGCGAACTGGATGAACGCCTGGCGCTGACGCGCGAGACCATCGCTTCGCGCGAAGAGTCGCTGCGCATCTTCCGCCGCCGTTTCGAAGAAGGTGCGATCTCCAAGCTGGACCTGACCCAGGTCGAGACGCTATGGCAGCAGGCCAAGGCGCTGGGCGCGGACCTGGAACAGACCCGCGCTGCTCAAGCCAATGCGCTGGAATTGCTGGTGGGCGCGCCCCTGAACCTGCCCAGGTTGCCTACACACCTGGACGATGATTCCGTCATGCGCGAACTACCGGCCGGCCTGCCCTCGGACCTGCTGGTCAACCGCCCCGACATCGTCGCCGCCGAGCACCAGCTCAAGGCCGCCAACGCCAACATCGGCGCGGCCCGCGCTGCCTTCCTGCCCACCATCACCTTGACCGGCGCCTTCGGCACCGCCAGCAGCGAGCTGGACGGCCTGTTCTCGGGCGGCAGCCGCGCCTGGAATTTCGCGCCCAGCATCAGCCTGCCGATCTTCGACGCCGGCCGCCGTTCTTCCAACCTGGACCTGACCGAAGCGCGCCGCGACCAGGCCGTGGCCGCCTACGAACAAACCATACAGACCGCCTTCAAGGACGTGTCCGACGCACTGTCCGCCCGTTACTGGCTGGCTGAGCAGGTCGACGTGCTGCGCGCCACCGTGGCGGCGCAGAGCGAGCGCGCCCGCCTGGCGCAGCTGCGCTACGACCATGGCGCCTCGCCCTATTTGGAGGTGCTGGACGCGCAGCGCGACCTGTTGGCGGCCCAGCAGAAGCTCGCGCAGACACGCCGTGCGCTGCTGTCCAGCCGGGTCCGGCTGTATGCGGCGCTGGGCGGCGGCACGCAAGCGCCCGCCGGGCCCCAGACCGCAGCCGCCGCCGCGCAAGACGCCAGCCCCCGATAA